One genomic segment of Pseudomonas chlororaphis subsp. aurantiaca includes these proteins:
- the moaE gene encoding molybdopterin synthase catalytic subunit MoaE codes for MTVHVQAEALDLDRLHREVHGGDPSVGAVVTFVGYVRDLNLGEQVGSLFLEHYPGMTERALQRIVDEANERWPLQRVRVVHRVGLLQVAEPIVFVGVASAHRQAAFEACAFLMDYLKTRAPFWKREQTSSGERWVEGRESDQLAASRW; via the coding sequence ATGACCGTGCATGTCCAGGCCGAGGCCCTCGACCTCGATCGACTGCACCGCGAGGTGCACGGCGGGGACCCGAGCGTTGGCGCGGTGGTGACTTTCGTCGGCTATGTGCGCGACCTGAACCTGGGGGAACAGGTCGGCAGCCTGTTCCTCGAACATTACCCGGGCATGACCGAGCGCGCGTTGCAGCGCATCGTCGATGAGGCCAATGAGCGCTGGCCGCTGCAACGGGTCAGGGTCGTGCATCGGGTGGGACTGTTGCAGGTGGCTGAGCCGATCGTGTTTGTCGGCGTAGCCAGCGCCCATCGGCAGGCGGCCTTCGAGGCCTGCGCCTTCCTGATGGACTACCTGAAAACCCGCGCGCCGTTCTGGAAGCGCGAACAGACTTCGTCCGGCGAGCGTTGGGTAGAGGGCAGGGAGAGCGACCAACTGGCCGCCAGTCGCTGGTAG
- a CDS encoding MoaD/ThiS family protein, whose translation MILINYFARYREQLGIGGEKIALDDSLRSVGDVRKLLMARGETWQAVLGENSLMCALNQDLCNLDASIEDFDEIAFFPQVTGG comes from the coding sequence ATGATTCTGATCAACTACTTTGCCCGTTATCGCGAGCAGCTCGGTATCGGCGGCGAGAAGATCGCGCTGGATGATTCGTTGCGCAGCGTCGGCGATGTCAGGAAGTTGCTGATGGCCAGGGGCGAGACCTGGCAGGCGGTACTTGGCGAAAACAGCCTGATGTGCGCGCTGAACCAGGACCTGTGCAACCTCGACGCGTCCATCGAGGACTTCGACGAGATCGCGTTTTTTCCGCAAGTCACCGGGGGCTGA
- the moaC gene encoding cyclic pyranopterin monophosphate synthase MoaC: MPHDSTTLTHLDAEGRANMVDVSDKQSTDREAQAQAWVRMRPATLQLIQQNGHPKGDVFAVARIAGIMAAKKTHELIPLCHPLMLGSIHLELRAVEPDSVRIVATCRLNGRTGVELEALTAASVAALTIYDMCKAVDRGMVIDSIQLLKKQGGRSGTFDAGATA; this comes from the coding sequence ATGCCCCACGACTCCACCACCCTGACTCATCTGGACGCCGAAGGCCGCGCCAATATGGTCGATGTCAGCGACAAGCAGTCCACCGACCGCGAAGCCCAGGCCCAGGCCTGGGTGCGCATGCGGCCCGCCACCTTGCAACTGATCCAGCAGAACGGCCACCCCAAGGGCGACGTGTTCGCGGTCGCGCGCATCGCGGGCATCATGGCGGCGAAGAAAACCCATGAACTCATCCCGCTCTGCCACCCGCTGATGCTCGGCTCGATTCACCTCGAGCTGAGGGCCGTCGAGCCCGACAGCGTCAGGATAGTCGCCACCTGCCGGCTGAACGGCCGCACCGGGGTCGAGCTGGAAGCCCTCACCGCGGCCAGTGTGGCTGCGCTGACCATCTACGACATGTGCAAGGCGGTCGACCGCGGCATGGTCATCGACAGCATCCAGCTGTTGAAGAAACAGGGCGGACGATCAGGCACCTTTGACGCGGGAGCCACAGCATGA
- a CDS encoding bestrophin family protein, with the protein MIVRSKPNLINVLISLKGSIAKRIALRSLLVTLLASAIVFIETLYPAYFSRVNATPFTLLGLSLSIFMSFRNNACYDRWYEARKSLGTLVTEVRSMIRETQVVKDSRQRGQILRDLCGFAHALNARLRQEDESSAAGTWLSRLPVAQAPNVPDSILRHVGQQCSTLAESGAISEWRYTLLANHLSSLTNAQTICERIKSTPLPFPYTLLLHRTSYIFCILLPFAMAEPLGWLTPIFTAIVSYTFFGLDAIGDELEDPFGRDENDLPTNALVRTIEREVLDALGATQLPPVLQPVDFVLS; encoded by the coding sequence ATGATCGTCAGATCCAAACCCAACCTGATCAATGTGCTGATCTCCCTCAAGGGCTCGATTGCCAAGCGCATCGCCCTGCGCAGCCTGCTGGTGACCCTGCTGGCCTCGGCGATCGTGTTTATCGAGACCCTGTACCCGGCCTATTTCTCCAGGGTCAATGCCACGCCGTTCACCCTGTTGGGCCTGTCGCTGTCGATCTTCATGAGCTTTCGCAACAATGCCTGCTACGACCGCTGGTATGAAGCGCGCAAGTCCCTGGGTACACTGGTGACGGAGGTGCGTTCGATGATCCGCGAAACCCAGGTGGTCAAGGATTCGCGGCAGCGCGGCCAGATCCTGCGCGACCTCTGCGGCTTTGCCCATGCGCTCAACGCCAGGCTGCGCCAGGAAGACGAGTCGAGCGCGGCGGGCACCTGGTTGAGCCGGTTGCCGGTGGCCCAGGCGCCCAACGTGCCGGACAGCATCCTGCGCCACGTCGGCCAACAGTGCTCGACCCTGGCCGAATCCGGGGCGATCAGCGAATGGCGCTACACGCTGCTGGCCAATCACCTGAGCAGCCTGACCAACGCCCAGACCATCTGCGAACGGATCAAGAGCACGCCATTGCCTTTTCCCTACACGCTGTTGCTGCACCGCACCAGCTACATCTTCTGCATCCTGCTGCCCTTTGCCATGGCCGAGCCCCTGGGCTGGCTGACGCCGATCTTCACGGCCATCGTCAGTTATACGTTCTTCGGCCTGGATGCCATTGGCGACGAGCTGGAAGACCCTTTCGGCCGGGACGAGAACGACCTGCCGACCAACGCCCTGGTACGCACCATCGAGCGCGAGGTACTGGATGCCCTGGGGGCGACCCAACTGCCGCCGGTGCTGCAACCGGTGGACTTCGTGCTGAGCTGA
- the moaA gene encoding GTP 3',8-cyclase MoaA yields MSDRILQDGFSRRVDYLRMSVTDRCDFRCVYCMAEDMQFLPRQRILTLEELYQLAHSFVALGTRKIRLTGGEPLIRQGVVELCRRIAALPGLRELCMTTNGSQLGKLAAPLFDAGLKRLNISIDSLDATRFRELTRTGDLAQVIAGIDAANAAGFQHTKLNCVVMKGRNDHEINDLVGFAIDRGLDISFIEEMPLGVISEHSRADAFFSSAQVRERIAERYTLIDSTESTQGPSRYWRLAEAPEIRLGFISPHSHNFCATCNRVRLTVEGRLLLCLGNEHSVDLKQVLRSHPGEPERLERAIIEAMKIKPYRHNFELNDEVQVVRFMNMTGG; encoded by the coding sequence ATGTCAGATCGAATCCTGCAGGATGGTTTTTCCCGGCGAGTCGACTATCTGCGGATGTCGGTGACCGATCGCTGCGACTTTCGCTGTGTGTATTGCATGGCCGAAGACATGCAGTTCCTGCCGCGGCAACGCATCCTGACCCTGGAGGAGCTCTATCAGCTGGCGCACAGTTTCGTCGCCCTGGGCACCCGGAAAATCCGCCTGACCGGGGGCGAACCCCTGATCCGCCAGGGCGTCGTCGAGCTGTGCCGGCGCATTGCCGCGCTGCCGGGGCTGCGCGAGCTGTGCATGACCACCAATGGCTCGCAGTTGGGCAAACTGGCGGCGCCCCTGTTCGATGCCGGGCTCAAGCGCCTGAACATCAGTATCGACAGCCTCGATGCCACGCGCTTTCGCGAGCTGACCCGCACCGGCGACCTGGCCCAGGTCATTGCCGGCATCGATGCGGCGAACGCCGCCGGTTTCCAGCACACCAAGCTCAACTGCGTGGTGATGAAAGGGCGCAACGATCACGAGATCAACGACCTGGTGGGGTTTGCCATCGACCGTGGGCTGGACATCTCTTTTATCGAAGAGATGCCCCTGGGGGTGATCAGCGAACACAGCCGCGCCGATGCGTTCTTTTCCAGCGCCCAGGTGCGCGAGCGCATCGCCGAGCGCTACACCCTGATCGACTCCACCGAATCGACCCAGGGGCCGTCGCGTTACTGGCGCCTGGCCGAGGCGCCGGAGATTCGCCTGGGGTTCATCTCGCCCCACAGCCACAACTTCTGCGCCACCTGCAACCGGGTGCGGCTGACCGTCGAGGGCCGGCTGCTGCTGTGCCTGGGCAACGAGCATTCGGTCGACCTGAAGCAGGTGCTGCGCAGCCATCCGGGCGAGCCGGAGCGCCTGGAGCGGGCAATCATCGAGGCGATGAAAATCAAGCCGTACCGCCACAACTTCGAACTCAATGACGAGGTGCAAGTGGTGCGGTTCATGAACATGACCGGCGGCTAA